In a genomic window of Myxococcales bacterium:
- a CDS encoding S8 family serine peptidase, protein MDPALWETIEGGAATEVVAVLVRLRADAAPPRGLEIVARFGDVATARIARSAIIAVHDDPVVVSLKAACELRPEPAVAGAGAAARRRLGRAARRGLAAGPSGRGVVVGVIDWGVDFTHPNFVRDDGRTRLLALWDQRRRRAGGLPPYGYGRAWSRRQLDAALGARDPFATLGYDPADADVDGNGTHGTHVLDIAAGAPRIGPGGVAPGAELVFVHLASEPTGPRSIGNSVSLLEGLDFIARVAGDRPCVVNFSLGSHAGPHDGSTLVEQALDAFVTARPGRAIVQSAGNYRRAPVHATGALARGDRAVLEWVVSAGDETTNELDLWYPGRDRLEVRLRADDGRVVARATPDSHGPVVDDGDVIGRFAHRTLDPNNGDNHVALVLEPRGSAARWRVEVEPLRVAATGDRWHAWIERDEAGRGSQSRLRAPDASPASTTGTIANGHFTIVVGAVDATTGRVAPFSSAGPTRDGRIKPDLLAPGVGIVAARSTPADDAVAAPLLTRKSGTSMAAPYGTGAVAVIYEAAGRPLTIAAVRDLLGIRAGRAAAAIDLAAAVRAARAAPDGPAGVAPAALFDAFTAPARAAARFALPDVALVAAAGAAPTLDLRPGDWLIERALGEG, encoded by the coding sequence ATGGATCCCGCCCTGTGGGAGACGATCGAGGGCGGCGCCGCGACCGAGGTCGTCGCGGTGCTGGTGCGGCTCCGCGCCGACGCGGCGCCACCGCGCGGGCTCGAGATCGTCGCGCGCTTCGGCGACGTCGCGACCGCACGGATCGCGCGCTCGGCGATCATCGCGGTCCACGACGATCCGGTGGTCGTCAGCCTCAAGGCCGCCTGCGAGCTCCGCCCCGAGCCGGCGGTCGCAGGCGCGGGGGCCGCCGCGCGACGACGCCTCGGACGCGCGGCGCGGCGCGGCCTGGCGGCCGGGCCGTCGGGTCGGGGCGTGGTCGTCGGGGTCATCGACTGGGGCGTGGACTTCACGCACCCCAACTTCGTGCGCGATGACGGGCGCACGCGCTTGCTCGCGCTGTGGGACCAACGGCGGCGGCGCGCGGGCGGCCTGCCCCCGTACGGCTACGGCCGCGCTTGGTCCCGGCGACAGCTCGACGCCGCGCTCGGCGCCCGGGATCCGTTCGCGACGCTCGGCTACGACCCCGCGGACGCTGACGTCGATGGCAACGGCACGCACGGCACGCACGTGCTCGACATCGCCGCGGGGGCCCCGCGGATCGGCCCGGGCGGCGTCGCCCCTGGCGCCGAGCTGGTGTTCGTGCACCTCGCGTCCGAGCCGACCGGCCCGCGCAGCATCGGCAACTCGGTCAGCCTCCTCGAGGGCCTCGACTTCATCGCGCGCGTCGCCGGCGACCGGCCGTGCGTCGTCAACTTCAGCCTTGGCAGCCACGCCGGCCCCCACGACGGCTCGACGCTGGTCGAGCAAGCGCTCGACGCGTTCGTGACCGCGCGCCCGGGCCGCGCGATCGTCCAGAGCGCCGGAAACTACCGCCGGGCCCCGGTCCATGCGACGGGCGCGCTGGCCCGCGGCGACCGCGCGGTCCTCGAGTGGGTGGTCAGCGCCGGCGACGAGACCACCAACGAGCTCGACCTGTGGTACCCGGGGCGCGACCGGCTCGAGGTGCGCCTCCGCGCGGACGACGGGCGCGTGGTCGCGCGGGCCACGCCCGACAGCCACGGCCCGGTCGTCGACGACGGCGACGTCATCGGGCGCTTCGCGCACCGGACGCTCGACCCCAACAACGGCGACAATCACGTCGCCCTCGTGCTCGAACCTCGTGGGAGCGCGGCGCGCTGGCGCGTCGAGGTCGAGCCGCTGCGCGTCGCGGCGACCGGCGACCGCTGGCACGCGTGGATCGAGCGTGACGAGGCCGGCCGCGGTTCACAGTCGCGCCTGCGCGCCCCCGACGCGAGCCCGGCGTCCACGACCGGCACGATCGCCAACGGCCACTTCACGATCGTCGTCGGTGCCGTCGACGCGACCACCGGGCGGGTCGCGCCGTTCTCGAGCGCCGGCCCGACCCGCGACGGCCGGATCAAGCCCGACCTGCTCGCGCCCGGCGTGGGCATCGTGGCCGCCCGATCGACCCCCGCCGACGACGCGGTCGCGGCCCCGCTGCTCACGCGGAAGTCCGGCACCAGCATGGCCGCGCCCTACGGCACGGGCGCCGTCGCCGTGATCTACGAGGCCGCCGGTCGCCCGCTGACGATCGCGGCGGTGCGCGACCTCCTCGGCATCCGCGCCGGACGGGCGGCGGCGGCGATCGATCTCGCCGCCGCGGTGCGCGCCGCGCGCGCCGCCCCCGACGGGCCGGCCGGCGTGGCACCGGCCGCGCTGTTCGACGCCTTCACCGCCCCAGCGCGCGCCGCCGCCCGCTTCGCCTTGCCCGACGTGGCGCTGGTCGCGGCCGCCGGCGCGGCCCCGACGCTCGACCTCCGCCCTGGCGACTGGCTCATCGAGCGCGCCCTCGGCGAGGGGTGA